In the genome of Succinivibrio dextrinosolvens, the window TGCATCTACCTTATTGAGCTTAAATATCTTACCAAAACCGAAGCTTCTGATAAGAGTGGTGAAAACACCTTAAAGAACGCAATTCAGGAAGCCTCTGAGCAGGTTATAAAGTACAAATCCGCTCTGGACTTTAAAGGCAAGAACATCAAAGCCTATGCCATGGTGTTTGCTGGTCCTGACTGTGTTTACTGTCAGCAGCAGTAATTATTATTCTCTAAAATATGTATTATAGGCACTGTGTAACCATTATGCGCCTACACTGTTTATATTCAAAAAATTCGTTATACACAGAAGAAAAAGACAGACTCTTACTTATTTACCTCAAGTTCATCGATATACAGAGGATCGTATTCTTCCTGATTCTTTGAGGTAGAAGTGACTCCACCGCCTGTAGAATGAGATGATTTTACATCTTGAGTAAAGAACTGACCTATAAACTCCACCTCACTGAGAGCTGTATGCCCAGAAGGTCTCTGATATCTCAAATCAGATACCATAATTCTATCGTATTTCTTCTCAACCTTTTTATAGTCAATCTCATTCACAACCGTATCAACATACAAATAGGCTATAACGTCCCTGATATTTTTGGAGTATCTAGGAAGAGTTCCATAGAATAGTGCAACATCATTATCAAAGAAGAGCAGATCGCCTGGTTTAGCCTGTAAAAATGAACTAATTCTCTGCTCATAAGGCATTCCTACAAGATCAATTGTTTTTGGAGAAGCCCTCTTCATGGTGCTGTAATCCAAAGGCATATAGACGCCCACAGAACGATATGACCTTGCAATAATGCGTGAATTAGAATAAAGCTCTGGCAGATACGAATATTCAGATCGGGATAGATTCTTATACTTACGAGCCTGAGCGAGAATATTCTTTCGTGTTAAGTCCAGATAACCAACTGTTACACTCTCAGGGGATAATTCTGCATTTTTATAGGATAATATTCCTCCAGCATTTACCGGAAGAAGGCCAACTGGCTTTTCAAAGGTTGATTTGGAGGTATCAAGCAGGATTACATCCCCCATGGAATAATCATAGGTTTTCTTATCCTTTGTTCCTAGTGTAATTGTGTAAACAGGTGACTTAACCACAGCAAAATCTGAAGGCTTAACGACTTTTAGCCAGCTTAAATACCTAGTAAAAGCAAGATTTACAATTGGAACCCAGCCCCTTAAGTATCTGGTCTGAACCAGATAATAGCGCTTATCCGCACTTACAGACAAAACAGCAACGGGATCACCAATCGACAGGAAATCAATATGAAGAAGATTTCTGTCTTTAGTTTTCTTATCCTTATGCCAGACATCGTTGGATGGCATAAGCAGCAGCGGAGTTTTCTTGGTTACAACAGCAAAGGCAGAATTCATAGAATCAGGAAGAGATTCTATATTACAGTTCTGCACCATTCTTTTAATGGAAGTTTCCTTAAGAGGTCCAGCCTTGTTTACAGCCCCAGCCTCAGATAAGCTGTAAGCCTGCGACTGCTGTTCTCTTACAGTCTGTTTTACGAACACACTTGAGAATTTCTGAGGAAACCTTATAAGGTTATATCCATAAGGAAGTCTGTTCTGTATTCCAGAATTGATATCATCCAAAAGCTTTCCCGCAGAGATGGTATTCTGATTTACAGAGTCAGAAACATAATGATCATCATTGGAGTTATCTCCAACAATTTCCGGACTGACAACTTTTTTCTCATCAAATAAGCCACATGATGACAAAAACAGAGCCCCGGCAATTACGCTAATCAGTCTGACTGTTTTTCTACAGGAAATCTTCATGCACTAACATTCCTTAGTAATTGGCAAAACTATCCGCTGCAGGCCAGTTATCGGAACCAGGCCATTCCTCAGGAGTAGGAAGCTTTCCGACAATTCCAAGAGAAACGAAGAATACACTAGGATCACCTTCATCAGGAACAATCTCAATAGGAACAAAGGTTGATTTTGTATCCTCGTTATACTCTCCCCTTTCATCAAGATACAGCTGCAAAGCAGGATATCCGCCATCAATTACCACCTGACAGTCAGGATCGGCAGAATCTGAGAAGCGATAGAATCTGAAAACAATCTCACTGTTATCAATAGGAGCAGAAGAAATTGCAATATTCTTATTTCCGTTTACAAATGCAGGAAGTTTCTGTGTAGTCTTTCCATCCCCTACTGTTATATCGAAATAACGATATCTTGCAATTGCAAGCTCACTGTTGATGTTCTGAGCTGTCAGAAGACGGCTCTGATCTGATGCGTCAACTAGACCAATCTTAAACTGCATATTCTTTCCACTGCCAGAAAGGATACCCAGGATATTGGAAATACTTGAAGCCCAGGATTTGAAATCAGCCTGTCTGTTTGTTTCAGGACTGAAAATCAGAGGACTCTTAAGATCATCATTTTTCTTTAAAACATCATTTTGCTTGGCAAAGGCTGCAAGAGGATCTGAGGCCTTTTCTGAAGAAGTATCTGACAGTCCAAAGGATTTAAAGATAACCAGAAGACTCTTGATATCGTTCTTGCTCAGTATTCTTTCCTGAGGATCTGCATCCTTTACAATAGGGAATACCTTTAACTCAGACTGGAACTGCATCAGAGAGAGACTGGCCTCGTGTGATGCATCTCGCTTTAAGAGCTTAACACCAAGTTTTGTAAAATCTGACCACCAAGGGATATAAGCATTGCCCTTTGGAGGTTTGCTCAGATTCAGAAGTTTTTCATTGATCTCCTTCTGAGACATCTGCATAACCAGGTTATTGGCATATGTAGCATCGCCAGACAGGAGGCTCCACTCCGTAAGAGTTTCATTACAGATATCAATAAAATCAAGATCGATAAATTTACGACGAGAGTCAAGCTGTGTCAAAAAGTTATTTCTGAGCTCAACATCTGATTTATTCAGCATTATCGGATCTATCTTGCTGATAATCTCATAGCTGTCTGTATAAAGACGCTGAAGCTCATTATTCACCATATAAGCTTTAAGATCTGAACTTATATCATAGAATTCAGCATAGCTGTTGGCTGTCATATGAACAGTATCAGGTAGGTGATACCAGTATTTCATATAGCTTGAAGAATAAGTTGCAAAAGCATTCAGAATCTTCTTAAGTCTTGAAGAAGAGGCAAGAACACGTTTGGCAAATACGAATTCCTTAGACTTTGATTCCATAGCTTTCTTGATGAAAACAAGTGGCTCAAAGTAACGGAAGAATACCTGTGGATTATATTCATCTCTAATCTTAAAGTCTCCAAGGACCTCTCTTGCAGACTGGTACTTAATATTCAGTTCCTCACTGCGGTTTACCTCATCCTTGGCAATTATTACTGACAGATTAGAAAGAATCTTATATTCTGATTCATCATATGGATACAGATTCTGAAGCTGCTTTATGATATCCACATACTGCAGCGAATAATCAGCAGCAAGAAGACGTTTGGCATTAGTTATCCAGTGATTTACCAGCTCATTTCCCTGATGATCGTCCAAAATAGACGTTAAATTCTCTATATTACGCTCATATTCACTATCAAGAATGGTGGTATTTTTATCAAGCTCATCTAAGGTCCACTGCTCCATTTTTCCTGATACTACAGATAATTTTGATAACTGAATAATCTGTCTTAACAGATTATAGTTGTATTGATTAATGTCATTTTCAGAAGATTTATCTGTGTCATTCTTTTTCTGAGTCTTTGTCTTCTTATCACGTGTAAACAGCTGGGACTGATTAATCTTGATAAGAGATTTTTTCATTTCCTCATTCTTATAATCGATTAAAGTTAAGGCCTGATGTTTTACAGTATCAAAGCTTGAAAAATCGACACCTCCAAAATGGACAGTCTGTCCTCCGGCATTATCATCTAGAATATGCAGTTTCTTCTCAAAGTTCTTAAGCTGACCAAAATCTCTATCAAGCAAGGACTTATATGAACTGTATGCAGATGAAAGTCTGGATGAAAACGGATTTACTTCGCTCTTAGCATCCGTTTTACCTTTTTCACCAATAACTTTTTCTGTCTGTTCAATCAGAGTACTCTTGATAGATGAAGAGGTATCAACAGTCGCATACTTCATTAGTTCATCAATAACAGGGCTCTTTGTCAAATACATGGAGGCTGCGGCACGTGCACGATAAACCATGCTCTTTACATGCTCATACTCCATTTCCTTGTAATCCTGATTTGCAATTTCTTCAAGCTCTTCATAAGAATTGAGCATGTCATTTGCCGCATTAATGTAAGAGTTTAACTGGATAAAATTATGCCTTGAATAATTTCCTAAATTTCTCCAGTTGGAAACCAAACCTTCAATACCAGCCTTACATGCAATTGAATAGTTCTCATCCAGTACAATCGCTGAATTGGTCGTATTATTTGAATAATCATACTCGGGGATGAAATACTCGAACTGTGAGGACTGTACCTCTGTAAAGGAAGGAAGAATCCATTTAATAAAGGATTTCATAATAGAGGAAGAGTAGGCATCATTCCTATAGACATTCTTGTGGTATAAATTAAAGAAAGAGATATCCATAAGATTGAACAGAGCGTCAGTTTTATGCTCGTCATATGGCTCATGGCCATACTTAATCATATTATACTCAACTATATCGACAACCGGGAAAAATGCCATCTTAGTCTGAATATAGTCATAGATAAAGTAATTGTCACCATAGATGCTGTCATTACTCCAGTCAAAATGAACCATTGACTGAGGGAAAAACTGCCATGGTGCATCTACAGGTCTGATAAGTCGTTTTTGAGCCTGTGAAAAGAAATTCAATCTGGAGATGGAGTTTGAGTTTGGCATCGGAATATCAAAATTCCTAATGACTTTTCCATTATCGTTGACCGAAAACAGCTGAGCAGAATCTACAGCGCCAGATTCAATATCCTTAGCAAGTTTCTGATAATAAAAAGTTCCATCTTCTAGTTTCTTTTCAAATTCACCAGCCTTAAACAGAGTGCCGTACCAGTAAATAAGTGAAATCAGAATAAGTCCGCCACAGCAGGAATAGAAAGGAAGATTTCTGATAAAGAGTTCACGTTTGGTGAAAATAGCATCTTTCTTTTCACCAAATACCTTTAGAGATAACAGTTTTTTAATAAAAAATGCAGAACTGAGCTTATTATTATCAACTATTGGAGCATCATCCACGGTTGAATTCTGCAGCTGAGCAAAGCGGTTACTCAGACAGTACCCCTTATCCTCTGCAGAGGTAAGGAAAACACCTTTAAAAGGAAGAATAGCCCTACCTCTAAGTGAATTGGAACCAAAAATAGTTTCAAGATATAAAGACAGATTGTCTTTAAGCTCACTAACGCCATCAGCAAATAAGTAGATATTTCCTGTAAGAGGCATTCTGCTTTCATTTTTGTTGGTCAGATCAACCACATCCGGACGCATCAGCTGATTTACCGCGCCAGCCTTAAGTCTTTGAACTAACTTATCAAAGCTGATATTAAAATCGTCAGAGTGGAAGAAACCGTCTTCAACCTTTGGCTGATACCCCACAATCTGATTAGTGATAGAATCATTGGCCACACTGAAATACTCACGGAAGCCTAAGACTGTATCAAGTTTTGTAATAACCACATAACATGGCAGATTCATTCGAAGAACAAAAGCCAGATGCAGAAGTTCATTCACAATCAGATGAGCCTTCTTCAAGGTTAGTTCCTTATTGTCTGCTATCAGGGATTCAGCAGAGATCGTAACAACGATCGATTCAAGAGGTTTTCTCCTGTTGGCCTTTCTTATCTTGCTACAGATGTAGTTCCATTCTGCACTTGAGCCACCTGCCCAGTTATCAAAAAAGACCTTTCCAGAAACATCGACAACAACTTCTTTTGAATTGATATAGAACTTTACTGGAGGCTTATCCTTTCCTTCATTAAAGGAAGGATTGTAATCCAGACCGGATTTCTCAAGAAGAACAGATTTACCACAGTTTGGTTCACCTACAATAAGATGCCAGGTCAGATTATGACGGTACAGCTTGCGATTGACCTTGAGAATGGTAGAACAGTCCTTAAATAGACTGTCAATTGTAACCAGCTTGTTATTCAGCTCAAGCTTTGCCTTATCGGTCTCTTTTCCGCCACGAACAAAAGAAGACAGTCTTGACCAGATCATCAGGTCTTTTTTCAGAGAAGCAACTTCAACAGTTTTCTGACGTTTTCTGTTAAGGAAGAAAACAAATCTGATCATTAGGAATATAAAAATAATAATTCCCAGAATGATCACTACTGTCCATATTGGGTGAGCCATTATAAAACCGACATCCGCACCCTGAGAGGTAACTTCTTTTTCGTTCATACCTGATTACTCTCTTATTATGTTAGCTATGATGTTTTCTCTACTGTCCATCCTGACCATCTTCATGAGAATTACTGTCATTAAGTTCCTGATACAGTCTAGTGTTTTTAATACTGGATTTACTCATGGCCGCAGATGTAGTTCTGTCAACAGCATCTACATATGAGGAGATTGAGGAAGCAAAGCTAATCCAGTTAATTACAAATGAAAGAAAGGCTAAGCCACCAAATAGCAGTATCCAAAACTTTGACTGTCTGAACAGATCTTTTTTATCAGGATTAACCGCTTCAAAATCCTGTTCAACAATTATGTCAGGAGAAATCTTTTCCTTATGAAAGTCAGGTCCAAGATTAACCTGCTCAGCACATTTCTTCATAATATCAAGAACATCAGCTCGGTTTCTCTTGTAAGAACCGTCAAAACCAAGTCCCATCATAATGTAGAAAAGTTTTGCAACTGCTTCGTCATCACTTCGTCTTAAACAATCAGAAAGCAGATCGAAGAATTTTTCATCTCCTGAGAATTCATTGAAAGTTCTGGCTATTTCCTGATAATTATCTGAAAAGCTAAAGCCGCCTTCTTTTATGGAGTAGTCAATAAAGAATATTAGAGGCTTCTCAATCTGAGAATACTGCTGCTGAAGAATAGGGTATGAAGCACATTTGTGACTAATGTTAGTCAGTTCATTCTTTAACTCTGAAAGAATAAATTCCTTAGGAACCTCATATCCGCTTTTTTTAAAAGAATAGTATTCGCAGATTTTTTTAAAAATAGGATTAAGAATATATTCAATTTTCTGATCCATAATCCTTTATCCTCAATAAAAATAATTACATTAAAACATTAATGTGTATCAACACCCACGTACAGTGTTGCTGTTAAATTAGGGAACAGATCACCTGCACAATCTATTGCCATATTCTTCTCTTCTTTAATATATTTCCAAATTCTCTCAGAGCTATCACAGTCAAGCTTAAACCAGAGAGTATGCGCTATATTAGGCAGATACTGTGGCGGATTACGAATTTCAAGCAACTTGACTCCACGGATACGATCGGATAACGACTTCTTATCAATTAGACGGAAGTTATCTCCTATTTCAATATCATTTACACGATCACGCAGATTGCCGGTAAACTGAACTGCAAGGAAAAGATCCTTAGCCTCAAATATTCTCTCATCCAGATCATCAAGCTGCAGCACAGAATTCTTTTCAAAGAATTCAAATGCCAAGGCAGAGCTGACACCGCCTCGCAGCAGAATATCTCGGATTCGCTTTAGAAGAGACTCAATAACTGGTTTTAAATTATCATGATCATAAATAGGAATTGGCTTATACATTGAGCTAGGTGTCAGAGATTCAAGTTCTGAGAGCAGAGACAGCAGCTCTAGATACAGGGTATAAGTTGATATACGACCAGGAACAAGCTCAGAATCAAAACGGTTTGAATACAGAGTTACTATTCTTAATGTAGCTAACTGCAGAAGCTTTGCACCTGAAAGATTATTTGGATCAAATATATCTGTATCAAACTGATCAAGAATACTGTTTTTTACCGCCTTGAGCTGGAATATAAGTTCACTTGCTATTTTAAGTAAAGGGCAGTCCTGACTTAGAGACACAAAAGGAGGCATGTAGTCATTTACAATCTGAAGTGAAGGCTGTCCAGCGTTAATTGATACCCAGCGTAATTTGCAAAGCTGAATATAAGAGCAGTCTGTTGCATTTTTTACATCAGTAAGCAAAAAGGCGTTGATATTTCTTGAAATTAAAGGAATTTCATTCTCTCCGGTGTTCTCATCGACAACCAGATTCTCTTTTAAGATATAACGCCCATTGGATTTATTTTCGCTCACCAGATTAGCACCAATGGTAGAGCGAATAGGAACAGTCAGATAAACATTAACTTCGGTCTGACCTGAATTTTCCATAGTCAGCTCTAAAGTCTCAACATTACAGTTACCAGGCATACTGATTTCAGTTCCATCCGGCATTACAGCTGAAAACCGTTTGATTACAACACGTCTGGTTGTAAGAGCTTCAGGATCTAATTCCAAATCGTAAAAGCCATAATCAAATGGCACGAACAACTTTCTCTGAACTCTAGCAAGAGAAGTCAAACTTGCCTGCATCTGCTGCAGGTGCTGAGGCTGAATGAATAGCCCCTCACTCCAGTGAACCTGTTCTTCAAATCTCATAATTACTTATCCGTCTTTTCCTGTTTCTTAGGCTTTTCTACACCGCTAATCTTGACTGTTTTCTGATCCTTCGGTTCATTTCTAACTTCAACAACGCCGCTGCCTCCAATCACAATGTAATGAGAACCAGGGCTTATGAATTTTTCATTAAGATCAATAATCAACTTTCTTGGATCTGCCTGCGCATCCTTAACAGTATTTACCAGCGGAAGATTAGCTATAATGGCAAGATGGGTTACGCCCTTGTCATTCCATTTGTCCCATATATCATCACCGCTAGGTAAAACCTTTCCAACCATATCCTTATCAGAAAATTTAACCGTAACCGCGCCGAGGCTCTTACGGAACTGCTCTGGAGGAGAGAAATACTTGTCAACATCATAGCCTGCAAGTCTTTTCTCTTCTGCCTTTGTCAAACCTGCTATATCAACTTCAAGCGTTGGACAGTAACCATAAAAATCCTGCACATCCTCATTCAGATAAATTCCAATATCACTTGTAGGCGTACTTGATGAACAGCCTGTAAGATAGAGTCCACAGAACAAAAATACTTCTGACGAGATTATTTTTATATACTTCAATTTTGACATTTTAAATCCCACCATAAAGCCAAAATGCAAGTGAAGTTATTTGCCTTTGTACGCTTAATAAGCGTTATCAAAAAATACTACTCACCATTTCTAATATAATTTTTAGATCAGGACTTTGCATAAATGCAGGGCGATCTTTATCGCAAATCTATTAAATAAACCCTAGATTTTAAAGAAAATGATCAATAAAACATCGAAAAAGGGAGAGGAAACTGTAAGTTTTATGAATACTTTTGACAGGGAACTCAAATTTAAAGAAAGAATCTCCTGTCTCAA includes:
- a CDS encoding SH3 domain-containing protein, yielding MKISCRKTVRLISVIAGALFLSSCGLFDEKKVVSPEIVGDNSNDDHYVSDSVNQNTISAGKLLDDINSGIQNRLPYGYNLIRFPQKFSSVFVKQTVREQQSQAYSLSEAGAVNKAGPLKETSIKRMVQNCNIESLPDSMNSAFAVVTKKTPLLLMPSNDVWHKDKKTKDRNLLHIDFLSIGDPVAVLSVSADKRYYLVQTRYLRGWVPIVNLAFTRYLSWLKVVKPSDFAVVKSPVYTITLGTKDKKTYDYSMGDVILLDTSKSTFEKPVGLLPVNAGGILSYKNAELSPESVTVGYLDLTRKNILAQARKYKNLSRSEYSYLPELYSNSRIIARSYRSVGVYMPLDYSTMKRASPKTIDLVGMPYEQRISSFLQAKPGDLLFFDNDVALFYGTLPRYSKNIRDVIAYLYVDTVVNEIDYKKVEKKYDRIMVSDLRYQRPSGHTALSEVEFIGQFFTQDVKSSHSTGGGVTSTSKNQEEYDPLYIDELEVNK
- a CDS encoding type VI secretion protein IcmF/TssM N-terminal domain-containing protein — translated: MNEKEVTSQGADVGFIMAHPIWTVVIILGIIIFIFLMIRFVFFLNRKRQKTVEVASLKKDLMIWSRLSSFVRGGKETDKAKLELNNKLVTIDSLFKDCSTILKVNRKLYRHNLTWHLIVGEPNCGKSVLLEKSGLDYNPSFNEGKDKPPVKFYINSKEVVVDVSGKVFFDNWAGGSSAEWNYICSKIRKANRRKPLESIVVTISAESLIADNKELTLKKAHLIVNELLHLAFVLRMNLPCYVVITKLDTVLGFREYFSVANDSITNQIVGYQPKVEDGFFHSDDFNISFDKLVQRLKAGAVNQLMRPDVVDLTNKNESRMPLTGNIYLFADGVSELKDNLSLYLETIFGSNSLRGRAILPFKGVFLTSAEDKGYCLSNRFAQLQNSTVDDAPIVDNNKLSSAFFIKKLLSLKVFGEKKDAIFTKRELFIRNLPFYSCCGGLILISLIYWYGTLFKAGEFEKKLEDGTFYYQKLAKDIESGAVDSAQLFSVNDNGKVIRNFDIPMPNSNSISRLNFFSQAQKRLIRPVDAPWQFFPQSMVHFDWSNDSIYGDNYFIYDYIQTKMAFFPVVDIVEYNMIKYGHEPYDEHKTDALFNLMDISFFNLYHKNVYRNDAYSSSIMKSFIKWILPSFTEVQSSQFEYFIPEYDYSNNTTNSAIVLDENYSIACKAGIEGLVSNWRNLGNYSRHNFIQLNSYINAANDMLNSYEELEEIANQDYKEMEYEHVKSMVYRARAAASMYLTKSPVIDELMKYATVDTSSSIKSTLIEQTEKVIGEKGKTDAKSEVNPFSSRLSSAYSSYKSLLDRDFGQLKNFEKKLHILDDNAGGQTVHFGGVDFSSFDTVKHQALTLIDYKNEEMKKSLIKINQSQLFTRDKKTKTQKKNDTDKSSENDINQYNYNLLRQIIQLSKLSVVSGKMEQWTLDELDKNTTILDSEYERNIENLTSILDDHQGNELVNHWITNAKRLLAADYSLQYVDIIKQLQNLYPYDESEYKILSNLSVIIAKDEVNRSEELNIKYQSAREVLGDFKIRDEYNPQVFFRYFEPLVFIKKAMESKSKEFVFAKRVLASSSRLKKILNAFATYSSSYMKYWYHLPDTVHMTANSYAEFYDISSDLKAYMVNNELQRLYTDSYEIISKIDPIMLNKSDVELRNNFLTQLDSRRKFIDLDFIDICNETLTEWSLLSGDATYANNLVMQMSQKEINEKLLNLSKPPKGNAYIPWWSDFTKLGVKLLKRDASHEASLSLMQFQSELKVFPIVKDADPQERILSKNDIKSLLVIFKSFGLSDTSSEKASDPLAAFAKQNDVLKKNDDLKSPLIFSPETNRQADFKSWASSISNILGILSGSGKNMQFKIGLVDASDQSRLLTAQNINSELAIARYRYFDITVGDGKTTQKLPAFVNGNKNIAISSAPIDNSEIVFRFYRFSDSADPDCQVVIDGGYPALQLYLDERGEYNEDTKSTFVPIEIVPDEGDPSVFFVSLGIVGKLPTPEEWPGSDNWPAADSFANY
- a CDS encoding DotU family type IV/VI secretion system protein translates to MDQKIEYILNPIFKKICEYYSFKKSGYEVPKEFILSELKNELTNISHKCASYPILQQQYSQIEKPLIFFIDYSIKEGGFSFSDNYQEIARTFNEFSGDEKFFDLLSDCLRRSDDEAVAKLFYIMMGLGFDGSYKRNRADVLDIMKKCAEQVNLGPDFHKEKISPDIIVEQDFEAVNPDKKDLFRQSKFWILLFGGLAFLSFVINWISFASSISSYVDAVDRTTSAAMSKSSIKNTRLYQELNDSNSHEDGQDGQ
- the tssK gene encoding type VI secretion system baseplate subunit TssK, giving the protein MRFEEQVHWSEGLFIQPQHLQQMQASLTSLARVQRKLFVPFDYGFYDLELDPEALTTRRVVIKRFSAVMPDGTEISMPGNCNVETLELTMENSGQTEVNVYLTVPIRSTIGANLVSENKSNGRYILKENLVVDENTGENEIPLISRNINAFLLTDVKNATDCSYIQLCKLRWVSINAGQPSLQIVNDYMPPFVSLSQDCPLLKIASELIFQLKAVKNSILDQFDTDIFDPNNLSGAKLLQLATLRIVTLYSNRFDSELVPGRISTYTLYLELLSLLSELESLTPSSMYKPIPIYDHDNLKPVIESLLKRIRDILLRGGVSSALAFEFFEKNSVLQLDDLDERIFEAKDLFLAVQFTGNLRDRVNDIEIGDNFRLIDKKSLSDRIRGVKLLEIRNPPQYLPNIAHTLWFKLDCDSSERIWKYIKEEKNMAIDCAGDLFPNLTATLYVGVDTH